The proteins below are encoded in one region of Stieleria sp. JC731:
- a CDS encoding GNAT family N-acetyltransferase translates to MLPPIAAICLSGLGHPIIAAAVSISTTETSVLQPWIEESAFVGSGAEARLVPLNQLHEDQFDCWRKLRATSSHYRPPFFAPEFAQAVQRVRRDVDVIVVFEQSEPIAFLPIHRQDAHAYPVGRFFNDAHNIIQGPATAIPWHWLLNQVGLRSYRFHALVGQQLDSLPRYSCHCSVRSFSCQIGDDPMSYLRQLGKEHKTVGRQGQKTRKLNREVGEVEFEFDCRDLDLLRQAIQWKRNQYNRTHILDLFATGWTRKLVEELFHIPRNANGLRGVLSTLKAGGKMVAAHFGIREGDLLHYWFPVYDPAFAKYSPGTGLFVSILQSAQQLGLRCIDMGYGEQPYKRKQTDATGVVGQGCISPAMPYRLMCRTQNQLTSMVKSLPMKSQLKKAWRTVYPNAGQSKLD, encoded by the coding sequence ATGCTGCCGCCAATCGCAGCAATCTGCCTGTCTGGACTCGGACACCCTATTATTGCCGCTGCTGTGTCGATTTCGACGACCGAAACGTCTGTTCTTCAGCCCTGGATCGAAGAATCAGCATTTGTAGGAAGCGGTGCCGAAGCAAGGCTGGTCCCTTTAAATCAGCTGCACGAAGATCAGTTCGATTGCTGGCGAAAACTGCGGGCGACCAGTAGCCACTATAGGCCGCCATTTTTTGCGCCGGAGTTTGCACAAGCGGTTCAGCGAGTGCGCCGCGACGTGGATGTGATCGTGGTCTTTGAGCAAAGTGAGCCGATCGCCTTCCTACCGATTCATCGGCAGGACGCTCATGCCTATCCGGTGGGGCGTTTCTTTAATGACGCTCACAATATCATTCAGGGGCCTGCAACGGCGATACCGTGGCATTGGTTGTTGAACCAAGTTGGCTTACGATCCTATCGCTTTCATGCACTGGTCGGCCAGCAGCTTGATAGTCTGCCTCGCTACAGTTGCCATTGCAGTGTGCGATCGTTTTCCTGCCAGATCGGTGATGACCCGATGTCGTACCTACGGCAGCTCGGTAAAGAACACAAAACGGTGGGCCGCCAAGGCCAGAAAACGCGGAAGCTAAATCGTGAAGTCGGCGAGGTCGAGTTTGAATTCGATTGCCGTGATCTCGATTTACTAAGGCAGGCAATTCAGTGGAAGCGAAACCAATACAACCGCACACACATCCTGGATTTGTTTGCCACTGGATGGACACGAAAGTTGGTTGAAGAGCTATTTCATATTCCGAGAAATGCGAATGGATTGCGTGGTGTGCTGTCGACCCTGAAGGCGGGCGGGAAGATGGTGGCGGCTCACTTTGGCATTCGGGAAGGTGATTTGCTCCACTACTGGTTTCCCGTGTACGATCCGGCGTTCGCAAAATACTCGCCAGGGACGGGGCTTTTCGTTTCCATCCTGCAATCGGCTCAACAATTGGGGCTCCGTTGCATCGATATGGGGTATGGAGAGCAGCCATACAAGCGTAAGCAAACCGATGCGACGGGAGTTGTCGGTCAGGGCTGTATTTCGCCAGCGATGCCGTACAGGCTGATGTGTCGCACACAGAACCAATTGACTTCGATGGTGAAATCTCTGCCAATGAAGTCTCAACTGAAAAAGGCCTGGCGTACGGTGTATCCCAATGCAGGGCAGTCGAAGTTAGACTGA
- a CDS encoding MarR family winged helix-turn-helix transcriptional regulator: MTNKRPSGQAKQTARPKLKDYDFENSPGYWLVIAARSYQKAFDAELVPHGLTYRQAQVLGWLSIDGDLSQVELADRMMIEPATLVGVLDRMERQCLIQRTALATDRRKKVIQLCDGAEMMWDNIIQCAIRVRKRASEGLTDRQMASFFKTLKTIMQNLEQAPSESESRP, from the coding sequence GTGACCAACAAACGTCCTTCAGGTCAAGCGAAACAGACAGCTCGACCGAAATTAAAGGACTACGATTTCGAAAATAGCCCAGGCTATTGGCTCGTGATCGCTGCACGTTCCTATCAAAAAGCGTTTGATGCGGAATTGGTCCCCCACGGTCTGACTTATCGACAGGCCCAAGTGTTGGGTTGGTTGTCGATTGACGGTGATTTATCGCAGGTTGAACTCGCCGACCGGATGATGATCGAACCGGCCACGCTGGTTGGTGTCCTTGATCGAATGGAACGTCAATGCCTGATCCAGCGGACCGCCTTGGCCACTGACCGCAGGAAGAAGGTCATTCAGCTGTGTGACGGCGCGGAAATGATGTGGGACAACATCATCCAGTGCGCTATCCGAGTCCGGAAACGAGCATCCGAAGGTCTGACAGACCGACAGATGGCTAGCTTTTTCAAGACGCTGAAAACAATTATGCAAAACTTGGAACAGGCCCCAAGCGAAAGTGAATCGCGTCCCTGA
- a CDS encoding DoxX family protein: MTPSNPNAVRTAMIILRVALAASFLSAVADRFGIWGEVGTGSVAWGNFQNFLDYTALLLWYLPDSMVMIAGWSATIAEVVIAIGLLLGLGLRFFAYASAGLLATFAIAMTTATGAEAALSYSVWTAAAASLLLGSLATQDASPNEIQSHSTTDGSE, from the coding sequence ATGACGCCAAGTAACCCAAACGCGGTTCGAACCGCAATGATCATTCTGCGTGTAGCCTTGGCCGCAAGTTTCCTATCTGCGGTTGCGGATCGATTTGGAATTTGGGGCGAAGTCGGAACGGGATCTGTCGCGTGGGGAAACTTCCAAAACTTCCTCGACTATACGGCGTTGCTTCTTTGGTATTTGCCAGACTCAATGGTGATGATAGCCGGTTGGTCTGCCACGATCGCTGAAGTGGTGATCGCGATCGGACTTTTGCTGGGGCTGGGACTACGATTCTTTGCTTACGCGAGCGCCGGATTGCTGGCCACGTTTGCCATTGCGATGACGACAGCGACTGGTGCCGAAGCGGCCTTGTCTTACTCGGTCTGGACTGCCGCGGCCGCCTCGTTGTTGTTGGGAAGCCTTGCCACTCAAGACGCCTCACCGAACGAAATCCAGAGCCATTCGACTACAGACGGCTCAGAGTAA
- a CDS encoding aldo/keto reductase, with protein sequence MSEVFEISGGDKIPSVGLGIWKIDPSETAQSVRDAIEVGYRHIDAACDYGNEIEAGQGIKQAIDEGLVKREDLWVTSKLWNTFHRKEHVRPALEKSLADLGLDYLDLYHIHFPIPLAYVAPEKRYPPGWFFDPDADNPAMKEDLVPILETWQAMIELKQAGLVRNIGVCNFGVSLIRDLIASSSVTPSVLQIELHPYLTQEKLLRYCDEQNIHVTGFSPLGAQSYFSIGMAEKGEGVIDREETKTVAEEVGRTPAQVVMRWAIQRGTSIVPKTSRKERLKENLSLFDFELSDQQMSTLSAMDQHRRFNDPGDFGEKAFNTFYPIYE encoded by the coding sequence ATGAGTGAAGTATTCGAAATTAGTGGCGGAGACAAGATTCCGTCGGTCGGCTTGGGAATCTGGAAAATCGATCCGTCCGAAACCGCGCAATCAGTTCGCGATGCAATTGAAGTCGGCTACCGCCACATCGATGCGGCTTGTGACTACGGAAACGAAATCGAAGCGGGCCAAGGGATCAAACAGGCAATCGACGAAGGCTTGGTGAAGCGTGAAGACCTCTGGGTCACCAGCAAGCTTTGGAACACTTTTCATCGCAAGGAACATGTTCGACCAGCCCTGGAAAAGTCGCTCGCCGATCTAGGGCTCGATTACCTGGATCTGTACCACATTCACTTTCCGATTCCCCTGGCCTACGTCGCTCCCGAAAAACGGTACCCGCCGGGTTGGTTCTTCGACCCGGATGCTGACAATCCGGCGATGAAAGAAGACTTGGTTCCGATCTTAGAAACCTGGCAAGCGATGATCGAACTCAAACAAGCCGGTTTGGTTCGCAACATCGGTGTTTGCAACTTCGGTGTCTCACTGATCCGCGATCTCATTGCTTCATCGTCGGTCACACCATCGGTTTTGCAAATTGAATTGCATCCCTACCTGACGCAGGAAAAATTGCTCCGATACTGCGATGAGCAGAACATCCACGTCACCGGATTCTCGCCGTTAGGCGCCCAATCATATTTTTCGATCGGGATGGCCGAAAAAGGCGAAGGCGTGATCGATCGCGAGGAAACGAAAACGGTCGCCGAAGAAGTCGGTCGCACCCCAGCACAAGTTGTGATGCGGTGGGCAATCCAACGAGGCACTTCGATCGTGCCTAAGACTTCGAGAAAGGAACGCTTGAAAGAAAACTTGTCACTGTTCGATTTCGAATTGAGCGATCAGCAGATGAGCACTCTCTCGGCGATGGATCAACACCGACGATTCAACGATCCGGGTGACTTCGGCGAGAAGGCATTCAACACGTTCTATCCGATCTACGAATAG
- a CDS encoding alpha/beta hydrolase produces MNRHFRRTSLLLIASTFAFVFSSFDARDCDAQGIPDDVKLIDNVSYRSGSNACKLDLLIPKNLGDSTRPAIVFVHGGGWRNGDKRRGYFFSGAIEYAQKGYVCATINYRLTGEAPFPACIEDTKCAIRFLRANADKYHIDPDLIGAYGNSAGAHLVSMLGLATKEAGLEGDGPHQDQSSAVQAVVASATPTDFLNWSGKETSIRQLEQRFRSSEKPAKELASLSSPITHVSADAPPFLLIHGTADRTVPYRQGKSFHDALKKAGAKDVELITIEGAGHGVFNQHAPKTHPAMEKFFARFLGTPESK; encoded by the coding sequence ATGAACCGACACTTTCGACGCACTTCCCTCCTGTTGATCGCTTCGACATTTGCATTCGTCTTCAGTTCATTCGATGCGCGAGACTGTGATGCTCAAGGCATTCCCGACGATGTAAAACTGATCGACAACGTCTCCTACCGCAGCGGAAGCAACGCTTGCAAACTCGACTTGCTGATCCCCAAGAACTTAGGCGACAGCACTAGGCCCGCAATCGTGTTTGTTCACGGCGGCGGGTGGCGAAATGGCGATAAACGCCGCGGCTATTTCTTTTCCGGTGCGATCGAATATGCACAAAAGGGTTACGTGTGTGCAACCATCAACTACCGGTTGACCGGTGAAGCACCGTTTCCGGCATGTATTGAAGACACGAAATGCGCGATCCGTTTCTTGCGGGCCAATGCGGACAAGTACCACATCGATCCTGACCTTATCGGTGCCTACGGCAACTCGGCCGGCGCCCACCTCGTTTCGATGCTTGGCCTCGCAACAAAAGAAGCCGGCCTGGAAGGCGACGGTCCCCACCAAGACCAATCCAGCGCGGTCCAAGCCGTCGTCGCCTCTGCGACCCCCACTGACTTTTTAAATTGGTCGGGGAAGGAAACGTCAATTCGACAACTTGAACAGCGATTCCGATCCTCGGAAAAACCGGCGAAAGAACTCGCCAGCCTGTCGTCACCGATCACCCATGTCTCAGCAGATGCACCTCCGTTTTTGCTCATTCACGGAACGGCTGACCGGACGGTTCCCTACCGTCAAGGCAAATCGTTCCATGACGCGTTAAAGAAAGCCGGTGCGAAAGATGTCGAGCTGATCACTATCGAAGGAGCGGGACATGGAGTGTTCAATCAACATGCCCCAAAGACTCATCCGGCGATGGAAAAGTTCTTCGCTCGTTTCCTTGGAACTCCGGAATCCAAATAG
- a CDS encoding efflux RND transporter periplasmic adaptor subunit: protein MHLKRELICLGVLATTLAMMPRQALAQGGPALVELSPVVSREVASGQSFVGTVTPTRRAVVGSAVDGRVIDVFFEEGDRVEKDQPLAQLLTQTISLELAAAQAELDLRREQLKEMENGSLPEEINQARARLSRAKVTAQFSQRELERLAVLSQKNATSQSEYDSANSSAQEAQEAYDEAKASLQLALDGPRPERIAQAKAQVAMQEAVVNKLQDQIKKYTIYTRFAGYITVKHTDIGAWATQGGAIAEVIALDEVDVVAKVVDSQVSFINVGDSVRVEVPAVPGHTFTGRVAFIVPQADVRSRTFPVKIRVKNVIAESNEPMLKAGMLTRVTLATGSKTQAMLVPKDALVLGGAQTVVWIVDPASITKTDTGQQAEARLVPVTLGVSDDDLIQVIGNVPSGSYVVSKGNERIIPNRSGEPSLVNLVPNSVQPSADSVSQKGAANVAD from the coding sequence ATGCATTTGAAACGTGAATTGATCTGCCTGGGTGTGCTCGCGACCACACTGGCAATGATGCCTCGACAAGCCCTCGCCCAAGGAGGGCCTGCCCTCGTCGAGCTTTCGCCGGTTGTCAGCCGCGAAGTCGCCAGCGGGCAATCTTTCGTCGGAACGGTCACCCCGACTCGCCGCGCCGTAGTTGGTTCAGCAGTCGATGGTCGTGTGATTGATGTCTTCTTCGAAGAAGGCGATCGGGTTGAGAAGGACCAACCGCTAGCACAACTGCTGACTCAGACGATCAGTTTGGAACTTGCCGCCGCCCAAGCCGAATTAGATCTACGCCGCGAGCAACTGAAAGAGATGGAAAACGGATCGCTTCCCGAGGAAATCAATCAGGCACGGGCGAGACTTTCCAGGGCCAAGGTGACAGCCCAATTCAGCCAACGAGAGTTGGAACGGCTGGCCGTGCTGAGCCAAAAGAATGCGACTTCGCAATCCGAATATGATTCCGCCAACTCGTCTGCCCAAGAAGCTCAAGAGGCTTATGACGAGGCCAAAGCTTCACTGCAACTGGCACTCGACGGGCCACGTCCCGAGCGGATCGCGCAGGCCAAAGCGCAGGTCGCAATGCAAGAAGCCGTGGTCAACAAGCTTCAAGACCAGATCAAAAAGTACACCATTTACACACGGTTCGCCGGTTATATCACGGTCAAGCATACCGACATCGGGGCCTGGGCCACACAAGGCGGCGCGATCGCCGAAGTCATCGCACTTGACGAAGTCGACGTTGTTGCCAAAGTCGTCGATAGCCAAGTCTCTTTTATCAACGTCGGTGATTCTGTTCGCGTCGAAGTGCCTGCTGTTCCCGGTCACACATTTACTGGACGGGTCGCATTCATCGTTCCGCAAGCCGATGTGCGATCGCGAACGTTCCCTGTGAAAATACGTGTCAAGAACGTGATCGCCGAGTCAAACGAACCGATGCTGAAAGCCGGCATGCTGACCCGAGTCACCTTGGCGACAGGCAGTAAAACCCAAGCGATGTTGGTTCCCAAAGATGCATTGGTTCTTGGCGGAGCACAAACAGTGGTTTGGATTGTTGATCCGGCCTCGATCACGAAAACCGATACCGGCCAGCAAGCCGAGGCGCGACTTGTCCCAGTCACGCTAGGCGTCTCCGATGATGATCTAATCCAAGTGATCGGCAATGTTCCCAGTGGTAGCTACGTGGTTTCGAAAGGGAATGAACGAATCATTCCAAATCGTAGCGGCGAGCCTAGCTTGGTGAATCTCGTTCCTAATTCGGTTCAACCTTCAGCCGATAGCGTCAGCCAAAAGGGAGCCGCAAATGTCGCTGATTGA
- a CDS encoding cation:proton antiporter: MELWELLADIVFLLIACLIGGGLASLVGQSPLVGYLLAGMLVGGPGSFDIVSAQHEIESVAELGVSLLLFSLGLEFSLQRLKELGSKPLLGGVLQITITLFTGSLIAWVFGLSLTSAIAVGAMITLSSTAVVLRILMERGEIEMPHGRNSLGVLLTQDIAVVPLAVLMTVLGEGGSFAEITWDVSKLALMATGLAAFLYLMTKIAVLALGTLTLQRNRELTIIFAASMGLGAAWAAHSAGISPALGAFIAGMLLGSSAFATQIRADVSTLRVLLLTLFFGSAGMVADPLWTVSHIHWVATVAIGVTIGKLLIVLLIFLALRQSLRVAAATGVSLAQVGEFAFVLGAVGRTSGVVSDETYALIVSVTILSFFISALAVPNAPKFGDKVARLFGKRNQTSGDLAGSSHRADVLVIGFGPTAQLATVPLMGSDFKVTVIDLNRDGVRTAIEYGFDGQFGDALLPEVLEHASVGEVKLAIVTLPHFRSALSAVELIRSMNPTATILVRSRYHIHRMALTIAGGSVEGDEDCVGDAMGKRVGEWFAEATKHPESS, translated from the coding sequence ATGGAATTGTGGGAACTGCTCGCCGATATTGTCTTTTTGCTCATCGCTTGCTTAATTGGCGGAGGATTGGCATCGTTGGTTGGGCAAAGTCCTTTGGTCGGGTATTTGCTCGCGGGAATGTTAGTCGGGGGGCCGGGTAGCTTTGACATCGTTTCTGCTCAACACGAAATCGAGTCCGTTGCTGAGCTTGGCGTATCACTGCTGCTATTCAGTCTTGGGCTCGAATTCTCGCTACAGCGACTTAAAGAACTTGGCAGCAAGCCGCTGCTTGGTGGTGTGTTGCAGATCACCATCACCCTGTTTACGGGATCGTTGATCGCTTGGGTGTTTGGCTTGTCGCTCACTTCGGCGATTGCTGTTGGGGCAATGATCACACTTAGCAGTACCGCAGTCGTGCTGCGAATATTGATGGAACGCGGCGAAATCGAGATGCCGCACGGTCGCAACAGCCTCGGTGTGTTGTTGACTCAGGACATCGCGGTCGTGCCGCTTGCCGTTCTGATGACGGTGCTCGGTGAAGGTGGCTCGTTCGCCGAAATTACCTGGGACGTTTCCAAGCTTGCGTTGATGGCGACCGGGCTCGCAGCTTTTCTCTACTTGATGACCAAAATCGCTGTCCTTGCCCTTGGGACACTGACGCTGCAGCGCAATCGTGAATTGACGATTATTTTTGCCGCTTCGATGGGACTTGGTGCTGCCTGGGCGGCCCACTCTGCCGGCATCTCTCCCGCGTTGGGCGCTTTTATCGCTGGAATGTTGTTGGGTAGTTCCGCGTTCGCCACGCAGATACGTGCCGACGTTTCGACACTGCGAGTGTTGTTGCTAACTTTGTTTTTCGGCTCGGCCGGCATGGTGGCAGATCCGCTATGGACGGTATCCCACATTCACTGGGTCGCAACGGTCGCGATTGGTGTCACCATCGGAAAACTGTTGATTGTGCTGTTGATCTTTCTGGCACTTCGGCAATCACTTCGTGTCGCTGCCGCTACAGGCGTTTCGTTAGCTCAGGTTGGAGAATTCGCTTTTGTACTTGGAGCAGTCGGACGCACATCAGGCGTCGTGTCTGATGAAACGTATGCGTTGATCGTCTCGGTCACCATCCTTTCATTCTTCATCAGTGCGCTCGCCGTTCCAAACGCGCCAAAGTTTGGTGACAAGGTAGCCAGGCTTTTTGGAAAGCGAAACCAAACCAGCGGCGACTTGGCCGGTTCATCTCATCGCGCCGATGTTTTGGTAATCGGATTTGGTCCCACGGCACAATTGGCAACCGTTCCATTGATGGGTTCGGATTTCAAAGTCACCGTGATTGACTTGAACCGCGACGGAGTTCGAACGGCTATCGAATATGGATTTGATGGGCAGTTCGGAGACGCTCTGCTACCCGAAGTTCTTGAGCATGCGTCTGTCGGTGAAGTCAAATTGGCGATCGTGACTTTGCCACACTTTCGGTCGGCTCTCTCGGCAGTCGAACTTATTCGATCGATGAATCCGACAGCGACCATCCTGGTTCGCTCACGCTATCACATCCACCGGATGGCGTTGACAATTGCGGGTGGAAGCGTCGAAGGCGACGAAGATTGTGTCGGAGACGCGATGGGAAAGCGTGTTGGCGAATGGTTTGCCGAAGCCACAAAGCACCCCGAATCCTCTTGA
- a CDS encoding cupin domain-containing protein has translation MHFKFVIAIAIVTLCASAAQADHAHDLASKIKVLQSVDIETEGPTAMKSTTLTVDFNPLDSHPPHRHPGAVFGYVIEGSIEFAISDEPVRTLKKGDSFFEPKMVLHRVARNPDKNASAKIVVVMLHPADAKQLVIPEPHAKEMDRKHDAK, from the coding sequence ATGCATTTCAAATTTGTCATCGCAATCGCCATCGTCACTCTCTGTGCAAGCGCCGCTCAGGCTGACCATGCACATGACCTGGCTTCCAAAATTAAAGTCCTGCAATCGGTCGACATTGAAACCGAGGGCCCGACAGCGATGAAGTCCACGACACTGACTGTCGACTTCAATCCCCTAGACTCGCATCCGCCGCATCGTCACCCTGGAGCAGTTTTTGGGTATGTCATCGAAGGTTCGATCGAATTCGCTATCAGCGACGAACCGGTTCGAACCTTGAAAAAAGGAGACTCCTTTTTCGAGCCGAAGATGGTGCTACACCGTGTCGCCCGCAACCCTGACAAAAATGCCTCAGCGAAGATCGTCGTGGTGATGTTGCACCCTGCGGATGCGAAACAGCTAGTGATTCCTGAACCGCACGCAAAAGAGATGGATCGAAAGCATGACGCCAAGTAA
- a CDS encoding EcsC family protein, whose translation MINSDAGLTQLPEAALTELSEAKKILEHHGIADRLTEMIGAPITASLKMLPGVAEDAVYKAIEKSLKIALDVALQTLGDGTEKKRRPQLLTHKLLAGITGAAGGALGGATVAAELPVSTVLILRSIADIARSEGEDLSEIESRLACLEVFALDPGKGKSDASDGKSGSADTDSTNEVDDDTELGYFAVRAAMAKQIRDATQYVAKNGVTNTSAQPLVKLVAKIGERFGLVVSEKIAAQAIPVIGAVGGALINSYFIDHYQDLARAHFTIRRLEREFGKPAVKTAYQSL comes from the coding sequence ATGATCAATAGCGATGCGGGACTAACGCAACTTCCTGAAGCAGCGCTGACTGAGCTGTCTGAAGCGAAGAAGATCTTGGAACATCATGGCATCGCCGATCGGTTGACCGAAATGATCGGAGCACCAATCACCGCGTCTCTCAAAATGCTTCCCGGAGTCGCCGAAGACGCTGTTTACAAGGCGATCGAAAAGTCACTGAAAATCGCTTTGGATGTCGCACTTCAAACGCTCGGTGACGGCACCGAGAAGAAGCGTCGTCCACAGCTGTTAACTCATAAGTTGCTGGCCGGGATCACCGGCGCGGCAGGGGGCGCATTAGGAGGCGCGACGGTGGCTGCTGAGTTGCCGGTGTCAACGGTTTTGATCCTTCGAAGTATCGCTGACATCGCCAGAAGCGAAGGCGAAGATTTAAGCGAGATCGAATCGCGGTTGGCTTGTTTAGAAGTGTTTGCGTTGGACCCCGGGAAAGGCAAATCCGATGCGAGCGATGGGAAATCGGGATCGGCAGACACCGACTCAACGAACGAAGTCGATGACGATACCGAGCTGGGATACTTTGCCGTTCGTGCGGCGATGGCTAAGCAGATTCGTGATGCGACCCAATACGTCGCGAAGAACGGAGTCACCAACACGTCGGCTCAGCCGCTGGTCAAGCTAGTGGCAAAAATCGGAGAGCGATTCGGGCTTGTGGTCAGTGAAAAAATTGCAGCGCAAGCGATCCCGGTCATCGGTGCTGTGGGTGGTGCGTTGATCAACAGCTACTTTATCGATCACTACCAAGACCTCGCCCGAGCCCACTTTACGATCCGCAGGCTGGAGCGGGAATTTGGTAAACCCGCCGTGAAAACTGCCTATCAATCGCTCTAA
- a CDS encoding carboxymuconolactone decarboxylase family protein → MTQRLNYPQLLAKEVQLLMTLESHVEDSGLPLNLLEFVKLRCSILNGCAFCVCLHTQRLRQQGESDLRIDLIPAWREAPCYSKLERAALAFAEELTLVSQSHCIKDDVYQPITELLSDSELARLTLAIGLINTWNRFALAFQSDLSGVDYLLKQTRSIDEAFANQLQLQTA, encoded by the coding sequence ATGACTCAACGATTGAATTACCCGCAACTTCTGGCCAAAGAAGTGCAACTGTTGATGACGTTGGAAAGTCACGTCGAAGACAGCGGACTGCCATTGAACTTGCTCGAATTTGTCAAGCTTCGTTGCTCGATCTTAAACGGCTGCGCGTTTTGTGTCTGCCTCCACACCCAACGTTTGCGGCAGCAGGGCGAGAGCGATCTGCGGATCGACTTGATTCCAGCTTGGCGAGAAGCTCCGTGTTATTCCAAACTCGAGCGAGCGGCGCTTGCGTTTGCCGAAGAATTGACTTTGGTCAGCCAATCGCACTGCATCAAAGACGATGTCTATCAACCCATAACTGAGCTCTTAAGCGACTCTGAACTAGCACGCCTGACTCTGGCCATCGGCCTGATCAACACTTGGAACAGGTTTGCACTCGCCTTTCAATCCGACCTTTCCGGTGTCGACTATTTGTTGAAGCAAACACGATCGATCGACGAAGCATTTGCGAACCAGTTGCAACTGCAGACGGCCTAG
- a CDS encoding PLP-dependent aminotransferase family protein: MHKSRPRFEYESICLDDADERPLFRQLEDHLRAAIHAGTLTAGQKLPSSRQLAKTLGVARNTVINAYDQLASEGYLQSIHGSGTSVTCELPNSDHVSESRARNRSIDSDSLRLELSKYGQLMKQYENFNPDAGYPKPFRPHMPALDLFPTEAWKKLTVSQVRRLDPNQLSGVDPQGYRPLRRAIAEYMLTSRGVNCGDDQVLITSGAQQGLALIAQLLLDAGDNAAIEDPGYSPARQIFDLAGLKTVSVDHDEDGISIDSLSELPKQQRPKLIYTTPGGQWPIGMTMSLARRMELLGFAESNKTWVIEDDYNGEFRYVGRRLPALTSLDNSGRVIYMGSFSKLTFPAIRLGFLILPKTLTKTFSYARWLNDRFSPSIWQMVLCRFIETGQFLKHLQRMRVAYADRQESLCTGLDAAFGNNMRFTRQPSGMHLTVFGRTKKIEQRLVKSAKEAAVDFHPVSLYTHDPKKGAGLILGFAAYTKSDTLEAIQRWRECFDR; this comes from the coding sequence ATGCATAAGTCTCGCCCAAGATTTGAATATGAATCCATCTGTCTTGATGACGCAGATGAACGCCCCCTGTTTCGTCAGCTGGAAGATCACTTAAGAGCGGCCATTCATGCCGGAACGTTGACGGCAGGCCAGAAACTGCCCTCATCGAGGCAATTGGCCAAAACACTTGGCGTCGCACGCAATACCGTGATCAATGCGTACGATCAGCTGGCAAGTGAAGGCTATCTGCAATCGATCCATGGTTCTGGAACCTCGGTGACATGCGAGCTACCGAACTCGGATCACGTTTCGGAGTCGAGGGCCAGGAATCGGTCGATAGATTCGGATTCGCTTCGCTTGGAACTGTCGAAATACGGGCAGTTGATGAAGCAGTATGAAAACTTTAATCCCGATGCTGGATATCCGAAGCCATTTCGCCCACACATGCCTGCACTGGACCTGTTCCCGACAGAAGCTTGGAAAAAGCTAACGGTCAGTCAGGTTCGAAGACTGGATCCAAACCAATTGTCCGGTGTCGATCCTCAAGGCTATCGGCCTTTGCGTCGTGCAATCGCGGAATACATGCTGACGTCGCGAGGTGTGAACTGTGGTGACGATCAAGTGCTGATCACTTCCGGTGCTCAGCAGGGGCTCGCATTGATCGCGCAGCTGCTTCTTGACGCAGGAGACAATGCGGCGATTGAGGATCCGGGGTACTCGCCAGCACGTCAGATTTTTGATCTGGCAGGACTGAAGACGGTATCCGTAGATCACGACGAAGATGGAATCTCGATTGACAGTCTTTCGGAGTTACCAAAGCAACAAAGACCGAAGTTAATCTACACAACCCCCGGAGGTCAGTGGCCAATCGGGATGACGATGTCACTGGCTCGGCGAATGGAGTTGCTCGGGTTTGCGGAGTCGAATAAGACTTGGGTGATTGAAGATGACTATAACGGCGAGTTTCGATATGTAGGACGGCGTCTACCTGCACTGACCAGTTTGGATAACTCTGGCCGAGTCATCTACATGGGATCGTTTAGCAAGTTGACGTTTCCGGCGATCCGATTGGGGTTTCTGATCCTTCCCAAGACGTTGACGAAAACGTTTTCCTACGCTCGCTGGCTGAACGATCGCTTTTCTCCATCCATCTGGCAGATGGTGCTTTGTCGATTTATCGAAACAGGGCAATTTTTGAAACATCTGCAACGGATGCGTGTCGCATATGCCGACCGGCAAGAGTCGCTGTGTACGGGACTTGATGCGGCTTTCGGCAACAACATGCGGTTTACACGCCAGCCGTCCGGGATGCATTTGACCGTGTTTGGTCGCACGAAAAAGATCGAGCAACGTTTGGTGAAGTCGGCCAAGGAAGCCGCTGTCGATTTCCATCCCGTAAGCCTCTATACGCACGATCCAAAAAAGGGCGCTGGGCTGATTCTAGGATTCGCGGCCTATACCAAGTCAGACACGCTAGAAGCGATTCAGCGATGGCGCGAATGTTTTGATCGATAG